Proteins from a single region of Callithrix jacchus isolate 240 chromosome 12, calJac240_pri, whole genome shotgun sequence:
- the CYP2E1 gene encoding cytochrome P450 2E1 precursor: MSALGMTVALLIWAAILLLVSIWRQVHSSWNLPPGPFPLPIVGNLFNLELKNIPKSFTRMAERFGPVFTLYLGARRVVVLYGYKAVREALLDYKSEFSGRGEIPAFREHKDRGIIFNNGPTWKDIRRFSLTALRNYGMGKQGNENRIQREAHFLVEALRKTQGQPFEPTFLIGCAPCNVIADILFRKRFDYDDEKFLRLMHLFNENFYLLSTPWLQLYNNFSTYLHYLPGSHRKVIRNVAEIKEYVSERVKEHYQSLDPNCPRDLTDCLLVEMEKEKPSAEPLYTMDGITVTVADLFFAGTETTSTTLRYGLLILMKYPEIEEKLHEEIDRVIGPSRIPAVKDRLEMPYMDAVVHEIQRFINLVPSNLPHEATRDAIFRGYVIPKGTVIIPSLDSVLYDKQEFPDPEKFKPEHFLNENGKFKYSDYFKPFSTGKRVCAGEGLARMELFLLLSAVLQHFNLKSLVHPKDIDLSPVVTGFGRIPPHYKLCVIPRSSV, encoded by the exons ATGTCTGCCCTCGGCATGACTGTGGCCCTGCTGATATGGGCGGCCATTCTCCTGCTGGTGTCCATCTGGAGGCAGGTGCATAGCAGCTGGAATCTGCCCCCAGGCCCTTTCCCACTTCCCATCGTCGGGAATCTCTTCAACTTGGAATTGAAGAATATTCCCAAGTCCTTCACCCGG ATGGCCGAGCGCTTCGGGCCGGTGTTCACGCTGTACCTGGGCGCGCGGCGCGTGGTGGTGCTGTACGGCTACAAGGCCGTGAGGGAAGCGCTGCTGGACTACAAGAGCGAGTTCTCCGGCCGAGGCGAGATCCCCGCGTTCCGGGAGCACAAGGACAGGG GAATTATTTTCAATAATGGGCCCACCTGGAAGGACATCCGGCGGTTTTCCCTGACCGCCCTCCGGAACTATGGGATGGGGAAACAAGGCAACGAGAACCGGATCCAGAGGGAGGCCCACTTCCTGGTGGAAGCGCTCAGGAAGACCCAGG GCCAGCCTTTCGAGCCCACCTTCCTCATCGGCTGCGCACCCTGCAACGTCATAGCCGACATCCTCTTCCGAAAGCGTTTTGACTACGATGATGAGAAGTTTCTGAGGCTGATGCATCTGTTTAATGAGAATTTCTACCTGCTCAGTACTCCCTGGCTCCAG ctTTACAATAATTTTTCCACCTATCTACACTACTTGCCTGGAAGCCACAGAAAAGTCATAAGAAATGTGGCTGAAATAAAAGAGTATGTGTCTGAAAGGGTGAAGGAGCACTATCAATCTCTGGACCCCAACTGCCCCCGGGACCTCACTGACTGCCTGCTGGTGGAAATGGAAAAG GAAAAGCCCAGTGCAGAACCCTTGTACACAATGGACGGTATCACCGTGACCGTGGCTGACCTGTTCTTTGCGGGGACAGAGACCACCAGCACCACTCTGAGATATGGGCTCCTGATTCTCATGAAATACCCTGAGATTGAAG AGAAGCTCCATGAAGAAATTGACAGGGTGATTGGGCCAAGCCGAATCCCCGCCGTCAAGGACAGGCTGGAGATGCCCTACATGGATGCTGTGGTGCATGAGATTCAGCGGTTCATCAACCTCGTGCCCTCTAACCTGCCCCATGAAGCAACCCGAGACGCCATTTTCAGAGGATACGTCATCCCCAAG GGCACAGTCATAATTCCAAGTCTGGACTCCGTTTTGTATGACAAACAAGAATTTCCTGACCCAGAAAAGTTTAAGCCAGAGCACTTCCTGAATGAAAATGGGAAGTTCAAGTACAGTGACTATTTCAAGCCATTTTCCACAG GAAAACGGGTGTGTGCTGGAGAAGGCCTGGCTCGCATGGAGTTGTTTCTGCTGTTGTCTGCTGTTTTGCAGCATTTTAATTTGAAGTCTCTCGTGCACCCAAAGGATATCGACCTCAGCCCTGTAGTGACTGGGTTTGGCCGCATTCCACCACATTACAAACTCTGTGTCATTCCCCGCTCATCAGTGTGA
- the CYP2E1 gene encoding cytochrome P450 2E1 isoform X1, with product MAERFGPVFTLYLGARRVVVLYGYKAVREALLDYKSEFSGRGEIPAFREHKDRGIIFNNGPTWKDIRRFSLTALRNYGMGKQGNENRIQREAHFLVEALRKTQGQPFEPTFLIGCAPCNVIADILFRKRFDYDDEKFLRLMHLFNENFYLLSTPWLQLYNNFSTYLHYLPGSHRKVIRNVAEIKEYVSERVKEHYQSLDPNCPRDLTDCLLVEMEKEKPSAEPLYTMDGITVTVADLFFAGTETTSTTLRYGLLILMKYPEIEEKLHEEIDRVIGPSRIPAVKDRLEMPYMDAVVHEIQRFINLVPSNLPHEATRDAIFRGYVIPKGTVIIPSLDSVLYDKQEFPDPEKFKPEHFLNENGKFKYSDYFKPFSTGKRVCAGEGLARMELFLLLSAVLQHFNLKSLVHPKDIDLSPVVTGFGRIPPHYKLCVIPRSSV from the exons ATGGCCGAGCGCTTCGGGCCGGTGTTCACGCTGTACCTGGGCGCGCGGCGCGTGGTGGTGCTGTACGGCTACAAGGCCGTGAGGGAAGCGCTGCTGGACTACAAGAGCGAGTTCTCCGGCCGAGGCGAGATCCCCGCGTTCCGGGAGCACAAGGACAGGG GAATTATTTTCAATAATGGGCCCACCTGGAAGGACATCCGGCGGTTTTCCCTGACCGCCCTCCGGAACTATGGGATGGGGAAACAAGGCAACGAGAACCGGATCCAGAGGGAGGCCCACTTCCTGGTGGAAGCGCTCAGGAAGACCCAGG GCCAGCCTTTCGAGCCCACCTTCCTCATCGGCTGCGCACCCTGCAACGTCATAGCCGACATCCTCTTCCGAAAGCGTTTTGACTACGATGATGAGAAGTTTCTGAGGCTGATGCATCTGTTTAATGAGAATTTCTACCTGCTCAGTACTCCCTGGCTCCAG ctTTACAATAATTTTTCCACCTATCTACACTACTTGCCTGGAAGCCACAGAAAAGTCATAAGAAATGTGGCTGAAATAAAAGAGTATGTGTCTGAAAGGGTGAAGGAGCACTATCAATCTCTGGACCCCAACTGCCCCCGGGACCTCACTGACTGCCTGCTGGTGGAAATGGAAAAG GAAAAGCCCAGTGCAGAACCCTTGTACACAATGGACGGTATCACCGTGACCGTGGCTGACCTGTTCTTTGCGGGGACAGAGACCACCAGCACCACTCTGAGATATGGGCTCCTGATTCTCATGAAATACCCTGAGATTGAAG AGAAGCTCCATGAAGAAATTGACAGGGTGATTGGGCCAAGCCGAATCCCCGCCGTCAAGGACAGGCTGGAGATGCCCTACATGGATGCTGTGGTGCATGAGATTCAGCGGTTCATCAACCTCGTGCCCTCTAACCTGCCCCATGAAGCAACCCGAGACGCCATTTTCAGAGGATACGTCATCCCCAAG GGCACAGTCATAATTCCAAGTCTGGACTCCGTTTTGTATGACAAACAAGAATTTCCTGACCCAGAAAAGTTTAAGCCAGAGCACTTCCTGAATGAAAATGGGAAGTTCAAGTACAGTGACTATTTCAAGCCATTTTCCACAG GAAAACGGGTGTGTGCTGGAGAAGGCCTGGCTCGCATGGAGTTGTTTCTGCTGTTGTCTGCTGTTTTGCAGCATTTTAATTTGAAGTCTCTCGTGCACCCAAAGGATATCGACCTCAGCCCTGTAGTGACTGGGTTTGGCCGCATTCCACCACATTACAAACTCTGTGTCATTCCCCGCTCATCAGTGTGA